Proteins encoded together in one Cervus canadensis isolate Bull #8, Minnesota chromosome 7, ASM1932006v1, whole genome shotgun sequence window:
- the GATD3 gene encoding glutamine amidotransferase-like class 1 domain-containing protein 3A, mitochondrial: protein MAALRALAASRLAVTPGFAPRPGLWPLPLGGPAPSSRAALHASAPRPGPRVAVVLSGCGVYDGTELHEASSILVHLSRGGAEVQIFAPDVPQMHVIDHIKGQPSEGETRNVLIESARIARGKITDLAKLIAVNHDAAIFPGGFGAAKNLSTFAVDGGTCKVNRDVERVLKEFHQAGKPIGLCCIAPVLAAKVLRGVEVTVGHEQEEGGKWPHAGTAEVIKALGAKHCVMDVTEAHVDQKNKVVTTPAFMCDTALHHIHDGIGAMVQKVLELAGR, encoded by the exons TGCCCCTCGGCGGACCGGCGCCCTCCTCGCGCGCGGCCCTCCACGCCTCCGCGCCGCGCCCCGGGCCCAGGGTTGCAGTG GTGCTGTCTGGATGCGGGGTCTACGATGGAACCGAGCTCCATGAGGCCTCATC GATCCTGGTCCACCTGAGCCGCGGGGGGGCCGAGGTCCAGATCTTCGCCCCTGATGTCCCTCAGATGCACGTGATTGACCACATCAAGGGACAGCCTTCCGAGGGCGAGACCAG GAACGTTCTGATTGAGTCGGCGAGGATCGCGCGAGGCAAGATCACCGACCTGGCCAAGCTCATTGCTGTCAACCACGACGCGGCCATCTTCCCCGGGGGCTTCGGGGCTGCCAAGAACCT GAGCACATTTGCCGTGGATGGCGGCACCTGCAAGGTCAACAGAGACGTGGAGCGCGTGCTGAAGGAATTCCACCAGGCCGGAAAGCCCATTGG CTTGTGCTGCATTGCTCCCGTGCTCGCGGCCAAAGTCCTCAGAGGCGTCGAGGTCACTGTGGGACATGAGCAGGAGGAAGGCGGCAAGTGGCCGCACGCCGGCACCGCGGAGGTCATCAAAGCTCTGGGCGCCAAGCACTGTGTCATGGACGTGACC GAGGCTCACGTGGACCAGAAGAACAAGGTGGTCACGACCCCGGCCTTCATGTGCGACACCGCCCTCCACCACATCCACGACGGCATCGGCGCCATGGTGCAGAAAGTGCTGGAGCTCGCTGGCCGCTGA